A window of Streptomyces sp. DG1A-41 contains these coding sequences:
- a CDS encoding amino acid permease, translating to MTVPSPAEAAEPVEPAPAPTPRRTFGLAAATALVMGNIIGGGIFALPATVAPYGTVSLLAFVVLSVGAVALALLFGRLARRSPVTGGLYVYPRDAFGEFAGFLSAWSYWTMCWVSIAALAVAVVGYVDVLTPLHGNHALQAAVAMAALWLPAAANFAGTRWVGTVQVVSTILKFVPLLLLATIGLFFVDADNFGPFNASGQSVSGALAASAALLLYSFLGVESAAVSAGEVRDPGRTVARASVLGTLASALVYILGTVAVFGLVPHSRLVGSGAPFADAVNALTGSSWGGTVIALVAVVSITGCLNGWILMAAQMPYAAARDGLFPAPFARVGKGGVPGFGVWACAILGTLLIALNYTAGPDTTFRVLVLITTFTGCVPYLLSAAAQLYWLARGTRARVRPAGLARDLTVAVLSFGFSFWLIAGAGYAAVYQGVLFLFAGIPVYVWLRGRRETADW from the coding sequence ATGACCGTGCCCAGCCCCGCCGAGGCCGCCGAACCCGTCGAGCCGGCCCCGGCGCCCACTCCCCGTCGCACCTTCGGCCTCGCCGCCGCCACGGCCCTCGTCATGGGCAACATCATCGGCGGCGGCATCTTCGCCCTGCCCGCCACCGTCGCCCCCTACGGCACGGTCAGCCTGCTCGCCTTCGTCGTGCTCTCGGTCGGCGCGGTCGCCCTCGCGCTGCTCTTCGGCAGGCTGGCGCGGCGCAGCCCGGTCACGGGCGGGCTGTACGTCTACCCGCGGGACGCGTTCGGCGAGTTCGCCGGGTTCCTGTCGGCCTGGTCGTACTGGACGATGTGCTGGGTCAGCATCGCCGCCCTGGCCGTCGCGGTCGTCGGCTATGTCGACGTCCTGACACCCCTGCACGGCAACCACGCCCTCCAGGCCGCCGTCGCCATGGCCGCTCTCTGGCTGCCCGCCGCCGCCAACTTCGCGGGCACCCGCTGGGTCGGCACGGTACAGGTCGTCTCGACGATCCTGAAGTTCGTACCGCTGCTCCTCCTCGCGACCATCGGCCTCTTCTTCGTCGACGCGGACAACTTCGGCCCGTTCAACGCCTCCGGCCAGAGCGTCTCCGGCGCGCTGGCCGCCTCCGCCGCGCTGCTGCTGTACAGCTTCCTCGGGGTCGAGTCGGCCGCGGTCAGCGCGGGCGAGGTCCGCGACCCCGGGCGCACGGTCGCCCGGGCGAGCGTCCTCGGCACCCTGGCCTCGGCGTTGGTCTACATCCTCGGCACGGTCGCCGTCTTCGGCCTCGTCCCGCACAGCCGGCTCGTCGGCTCCGGCGCCCCGTTCGCCGACGCGGTGAACGCCCTCACCGGCAGCTCCTGGGGTGGCACGGTCATCGCCCTGGTCGCCGTCGTCTCGATCACCGGCTGCCTCAACGGCTGGATCCTCATGGCCGCGCAGATGCCGTACGCCGCCGCCCGCGACGGTCTCTTCCCCGCGCCCTTCGCCCGGGTCGGCAAGGGCGGCGTCCCCGGCTTCGGCGTCTGGGCCTGCGCGATCCTCGGCACGCTCCTCATCGCCCTCAACTACACGGCGGGCCCGGACACCACGTTCCGCGTCCTCGTCCTGATCACCACGTTCACCGGCTGCGTGCCGTACCTGCTGTCGGCCGCCGCCCAGTTGTACTGGCTGGCCCGCGGCACCCGCGCCCGCGTCCGCCCCGCGGGCCTCGCCCGCGACCTGACCGTCGCCGTCCTCTCCTTCGGCTTCTCCTTCTGGCTGATCGCGGGCGCCGGCTACGCGGCCGTCTACCAGGGCGTACTGTTCCTGTTCGCCGGGATTCCGGTGTACGTGTGGCTGCGGGGGCGGCGGGAGACGGCTGACTGGTAG